In Sphingomonas sp., a single window of DNA contains:
- the trxB gene encoding thioredoxin-disulfide reductase, translating into MNATHSTRMLILGSGPAGLSAAIYGARAGLAPIVVQGIQPGGQLMTTTDVENYPGFREVIQGPWLMQEMQAQAEHVGAQMMWDTIVEIDVSQRPFRLIGDGGTVYTGDTLVIATGAQARWLGLDSEELLKGKGVSACATCDGFFFRGKKVAVIGGGNTAVEEALYLTNHSHDVTLIHRRDSLRAEKILQQRLFANERITMAWNKEVVRFIGGGQPEGLVGIELKDTVTGALSTLEVDGGFVAIGHHPATELFRGHIGLDDDGYIQVEKGTTNTSVPGVFACGDVMDKHYRQAITAAGTGCMAALDAERFLAAADFETVAQAAE; encoded by the coding sequence ATGAACGCCACCCATTCTACCCGCATGTTGATCCTGGGCTCTGGCCCCGCCGGCCTCTCGGCCGCCATCTATGGCGCGCGTGCGGGCCTCGCCCCTATCGTCGTCCAGGGCATCCAGCCTGGCGGCCAGCTGATGACCACCACCGATGTCGAGAATTATCCCGGCTTTCGCGAGGTCATCCAGGGTCCCTGGCTGATGCAGGAGATGCAGGCCCAGGCCGAACATGTCGGCGCGCAGATGATGTGGGACACGATCGTCGAGATCGACGTCAGCCAGCGCCCGTTCCGCCTCATCGGCGACGGCGGCACTGTCTACACCGGCGACACGCTGGTGATCGCCACGGGCGCACAGGCGCGCTGGCTGGGTCTCGACTCGGAAGAGCTGCTCAAGGGCAAGGGCGTCAGCGCCTGCGCGACGTGCGACGGCTTCTTCTTCCGCGGCAAGAAGGTGGCGGTGATCGGCGGCGGCAACACCGCGGTCGAGGAAGCGCTCTACCTCACCAACCACAGCCACGACGTGACGCTGATCCACCGCCGCGATTCGCTGCGCGCCGAGAAGATCCTCCAGCAGCGGCTGTTCGCCAACGAGCGGATCACCATGGCCTGGAACAAGGAAGTCGTGCGCTTCATCGGCGGTGGCCAGCCCGAGGGCCTGGTCGGCATCGAGCTGAAGGACACGGTAACCGGCGCGCTTTCGACGCTGGAGGTCGATGGCGGCTTCGTCGCGATCGGCCACCACCCGGCGACCGAGCTGTTCCGCGGCCATATCGGGCTCGACGATGACGGCTATATCCAGGTCGAGAAGGGCACGACCAACACCAGCGTGCCCGGCGTGTTCGCCTGCGGGGACGTGATGGACAAGCATTACCGCCAGGCGATCACCGCTGCGGGCACCGGCTGCATGGCTGCGCTCGACGCCGAGCGCTTCCTCGCCGCGGCGGATTTCGAGACGGTGGCGCAGGCGGCCGAATAA